A stretch of DNA from Aurantiacibacter atlanticus:
GTGCAGCGCGCATTGATCGGGCAGCGCGAATCCTGTGTCACGCGCATCGGCGTCAAAACAAGCTCGCCTATCATCACCGGCTGGCCGAGCGCCACCGCGCTGCCTTCAGGCAAAGCGCTTTCGCTTCCCTCGACGGGAGCATCCGCCGTGGCGATACAGCCTGCAAGCCCGAAGAAGACGAGGGCGGCCGCAGCTTTGCCAAGGATCGAGTATCCCGATGTCATGGGCGAATTATTGTCCTTTGTACTTTCTTCGTGCTGAACATGGATCAACGGTGTTCTGGATTGGGCCAGCCCGGCTTGCAGCCATCGTCCCATTCTTTCCGGACATTGCCCACGGCGGGATAACCGCCATTGTCCTTCAGCATGCGTGCGGCGTGCAACAAGTTAAACGCCATGAAGGTGGTGTTGCGCTGGGTGAATGTATTGTCGAAACCGGTGCGGTTGCCGTCCTCTTGTGTGTCGCCATAGGATGCGCCGGGGCCTGCTTCGCCGATCCAGCCGCAATCAGCCTGTGGCGGGATTGTCAGGCCGACATGGCTCATCGAATAGAGCACGCCCATGGCAACATGCTTGATGCCATCTTCATTCCCCGTGATCACGCAACCGCCAACCTTTCCGTAAAAGGCATATTGGCCCTTGTCATTCGTCTCGCCTGAATGGGCATAGAGCTTTTCGATAAAAGCCTGCGCGATGGAGCTTTTTTCGCCGAGCCAGATCGGCGTGCCCAGGATGACGATATCGGCTTCGAAAACATCGGGGGAGAGTTTTGGCCAGTCATCCTTTTTCCAGCCATGCTCGGTCATGTCAGAATACACGCCGGGAGGCAGATCATAGGCGGACAGGCGGTGACGTTTGACGCCAACATTTTGGGTGGCAAAGATTTTTGCCACCACGTCCAGCAGCGTGTCAGTGTGCGATGGCTCATCAGGATGTTTGAGCGTCGCGTTGAAAATGACTGCTTTCAGGTCCGAAAAATCGATATCGCTTCCGGTGCGAACCAGTCTTTGTGCGTCGCTCATGCTGATGAAGGCTCCTTCGTTCATGTGCGGGGCCGTGAATAAGTGGCTTTCCTGCACGGCTCCGCCTGTTCTTGCGCACCAAGCTTGGTGCGTCTTTTCGTGCGCTTGTCTCTGTTCAACAAAGCCCCTACCGAATCGGTCCCGGTTGCCATCAAAGCAATGGCGCAATAGGAGCTTCGGCAGGAAATCCACCAGGATCAGGAGCATTGCATGAACACCGCCGACATGACCGCCAGAATCGCATCGGGGAAAGGCTTTATCGCCGCGCTCGACCAATCGGGCGGCTCCACGCCCAAGGCATTGCGCGGATACGGTGTTTTGGATGATGAATGGTCCGGCGATGAAGAAATGTTTGGCAAGATTCACGAGATGCGCAGCCGCGTGATCACTGCGCCAAGCTTTGCCAATGGCAAGGTGATCGGTGCGATTCTGTTCGAAAGGACGATGGACAGCAAGGTGGATGGCAAACCCACCGCCGATG
This window harbors:
- a CDS encoding flavodoxin family protein, which translates into the protein MSDAQRLVRTGSDIDFSDLKAVIFNATLKHPDEPSHTDTLLDVVAKIFATQNVGVKRHRLSAYDLPPGVYSDMTEHGWKKDDWPKLSPDVFEADIVILGTPIWLGEKSSIAQAFIEKLYAHSGETNDKGQYAFYGKVGGCVITGNEDGIKHVAMGVLYSMSHVGLTIPPQADCGWIGEAGPGASYGDTQEDGNRTGFDNTFTQRNTTFMAFNLLHAARMLKDNGGYPAVGNVRKEWDDGCKPGWPNPEHR